Part of the Tetragenococcus koreensis genome, TACGATTACCAAAAGATTGGTGGAAAGTATTGATGGAAAAATACAACTAACAAGTGAGCCTTACGATAAAACTACTTTTACTATTCAACTAAAAAAATTGACTGCTTAGCTATTATACTTGCTTAACTTGAAATATATAAGCAAGTTATAATAGCTTTTTTAACTTATGAAATTTGTAAGATTTGAGTAAGAAAAAAGCTCACTTTTATTGATAGTATCTTTTATAAGGAATTCCAAACTAACAAAATGGAGTGATTAATGTGAAATATATTCTGCAAACCTACGACTTAGGAAAATCATTTAATGAAGAAGTCATACTCAATAATATTAATATGTATATTAAAAAAGGAGAAATTTATGGGTTACTTGGGCCAAACGGAGCAGGAAAAAGTACGTTAATGAAATTACTTATGAATCTGTTGAAGCCAACTGAAGGAGTGATTGAAATATTTAACATTACTTTATCAAATGGCACATTTGAAATATTTAAAAGAATCAGCGCGATTATTGAATATCCTATCTTTTATGAAAATCTTACGGCTAAAAAGAATTTAGAGCTGCACTGTGAATACATGGGATACCATAATAAAGAAGATATTGAAATTGCATTAGATTTAGTAAAGCTAAAAAATATAGACAATAAAATTGTTAAAAATTTCTCATTAGGAATGAAACAACGTTTAGGCATCGCTAGAGCAATTATCACCAAACCTGAATTATTGATTTTAGATGAACCAGTTAACGGCTTGGATCCTATCGGAATTATTGAAATTAGAAATTTAATTGAAATGTTAAACAAAGAGTATGGGATGACTATCTTAATATCTAGCCATATATTAGCCGAAATAGAACGTGTAGCTGATACCATTGGTGTTATGAGTAACGGAAATTTAGTTGAAGAAGTTTCAATGGATACTATACGAGAAAGCAGCGCAGAATATATTGAAATTGAAACAAACAATCTAAAAAAGGCCGTTTATCATATTGACTCTGAATTGAAAATTTCTAATTTTAAAATTGTTGGAGAAAATAAAATTCGAATTTATCAAACCGAAATCCCCCAAGACACTATATATAAAGAATTACTTTCTAATGATGTTTCTATTAAATCAATAAATACGATGAACAACACACTAGAAGAATATTTTTTAAAAGCAATTGGAGGCGAAAAATAATGCTGAAATTGATTCGATTAGAAATGAAAAAAACTAATTTTACTTTTTATATTCAAAGAGCATTAGTAGCAAGTATAGTAATTACTGGGTTTTTATTCGTTATGCTCTATTTTGACCGAGATTTGATCCCTACAGGAAGTGAAGAATTTCTTTTTATCACTGATAGTATTACTAGAATGGTTTTCATTATATTTTCGGGGGTGCTCATCTCAAAACTTATTATTGAAGAATATAATAACAAAACAATAACACTAATGTTTACTTATCCAATAGAACGAAAAAAAATTCTCATTGCAAAACTTTTGATTATTATAAGTTTCACTTTTTTATCAATTGTCATCACAAAAATATTAGCGCTTGCTACTTTGAGTATATTAACGAATTACTTGCATTTCATTAACGAGAACATCACCCTATCAATGATTTTTGAACATTTCAAAAATACGATCCTGTATGATTTTTCTGCAAGTGGTGTGAGCTTAGTTGCGTTATCCTTTGGAATGAAACAAATGTCTGTTAGAACAACAATTGTAGCTTCTGTTATCATAGCAATCCTTCTAGGTATAAGCAATGAAAGCATATCAGTCGGTTCTTTTATAGTTGTTCCTATAACTCTTACCACGATTGGACTGGTAATTACTTATCTTTCCATTAGTAGTATTGACCAGAAAGATGTTTTTTAAATTAAAAATAATATAAGGAATGTTTCTTATGAGCAAAGAAAATATTTATTTGATATTTACAAGTACTAAAACGCCGTTATCTAAAGTAATAGGTATATATACAAAATCAGAATACAACCATGTTTCTATTGCTTTAGATCCTGATTTTGCCATGGTTTACAGTTTCGGAAGAAAAAATTTTAATAATCCTTTTCTTGCTGGCTTCGTACAAAAAGACTTACAAGATCGAATATTTCAAAAGGCGAACTGTATTATTTATACATGTAAAATTTCTTTCCTTCAAAGTAAAAAAATACAAAAAGTACTAAACAATTTTACTAGCAAAGAACATTATTATAAATATAATTTCTTAGGTTTATTTGGAGTCATCCTTGGCAAATCCATTTCGAGAAACAACGCCTTTTTTTGTTCACAATTTGTGGCTTACGTTCTTTCCGAAGCAAGTATTGCCCTCTTTCATAAACCGCTAGAATTGACAACTCCACAAGATATTAAGCAAATTTCTCAGTTAATTTGTATTTATCAAGGTAAAGTCAATGCAATCTGTCAGTCAAATTTAAAAATACAAGGTGATGAAAAAATATGAAAAGATTAGTCTTACTTGGAGTTTTACTAATATTATCTATAGCAACTTTACTATTCGTAGCAAATTTTCAAAAAGACACAAACACAATATCTATAAATGAACCTAATGTAATCAAAGCCAGCGTAATAATGATAATTATTTTTTTCTTACCACCTATACTATTGTCATTTTTTAACAATCGATTTAGCCGGATGTTTTCTTTTTATTATCAAATTATATTTCTTTTGGGTTTTCTAGCCCTTGTTCCAATAGGACTATTTAGCTTTAGAGGCATTCCTATTACCATTTTAGCGAGCTGTGGTGCGATTGTAAGCTTATGGAGTCTTTTAATCACAAAACCGAATCAAAAGTAAGGAGCCTTTTACAATCAATTCGTTTATCTGAATTACTTGGTGCAAACTTAAAGGTCAGATTAATTATGATATTGGTGTGACCAAAAAACAAGCAATTGTGCAATAATTAGACATATGGTAATGATTAACTATCAAAATCCGTCTTCATTGAAAGAAAAAAAGTAACTACGAAATCCATTCAGTAGTTACTTTTTTATTTTATTAAAAGAGATTTTTTCCCTCTGTCACAAGATATGACGCTGCCATATCTTTGTCCCCATGCCCTTCATTAACTACACGTTCAAATCTTTTTAAGCCAGCTTGTGCAATATCCAATTGTAAACTTCCTTCTTTAGCAGCTTCTGCTACAATTTCTGCCCCTTTTAAAGCGTTGTAAGCTGAAAAGCTTGGAACGAAATTTTTTTCTAACATCTTGAAGTTTGTAAATAAAAAGGAAATTTAGTTCGACCGTTTTTAAATAACAATTTCAGTTCATATCCATTATAATCGAACTCTTCCCTAGTTTTTCTTATTCCTCTCAATTCAAAATGGACCTCACCATTTTTGTCGGTGGTTGAAACAAAGTCAGCAATATTGATAAGCATTGCTTCGGTCAAATAGATATTTCTCACTGCTGTATTTAAGTCACGAGTTACCCGATTATTTAGTCCATATACTGTAGCAAGAAGATAACCGCCTTTTAGGATCAATTTATCTTTATAGGAAGAATCATTTAATTTCACTAGCAGTTGTTCTAACGCGTACAGTCCATATAATTGTTGTTTAGGTAAATCAGTTTCTCTAGCTTTTTTATCAATTAAGTTTTTCATCTTTTGTTCACTTAACAAGATTTATCACCTTCGCTTCCACTTCCTTTTGAACACCAAATGCGTTAGCATATTTTTTTAATTTATCGATATTTTTATCTTCGGTCCAAAAATAGTTATTAATCATCTCATCAACAATTCCAGGAAAAGCTTTCCCATTGTTCATCATATCAATAACCGTACGTTCTAAATCTGTAACAAAAATAGAATTCCCGTGCCAACTATCCATTTTTACAATGCCTATATTGAATTTATCCGCCGACATATGATGAGAGTAGATGTAATTTTTTTCTGGATTGGTCAAATGATAACCTCTCGGAAATGTTAAGTGATAAACAAAGGGAGAGTAAGTACTTAAAGAATGAAGCATTACTGCAGTTTCATGAGAATATACGCCTTTAGAAAACCGTAACTGGGTTGTATATAGTTCATCAGAGTAAGAATTATCTAAGAGGTAAATGCCACCCTCAAGTTTGATGAGATCGCCACGTAAATGGGCCTTTCTTATCGATTCCTTCGTTAACCCATTTTCTACTGCCTGATCTAAAGTAAGAATCCCATTATGTTCTATAAAGATATTTTTTACTCTTTTTGTTAACACTACGCTTCACCTCTTTCAACATACTTACTTAACCTTATCAAAAAATAGCGTAGTATAAAATGCAATTGTTGCATACTATACTACAAAAAATTCTGGTTGTTTATTAGTAGACTATTTAATCATACTGTACTTATGATGCACAATAATAAAAAATTACCTTTTTTCACTCCTGTTTATACTTTTTGATATCATCAGAATATTTTTTTATTAATGTCGGACTATAAGATTTAGTTCCTTTTTCCTGCCTTACTTTTCTTCAAATAATAGAAGCGACTTTCATTTTATTTGTATATTCATTAGAACTAGGGTCATCACAAAAATCTCTAACAAAATTATTCCATTGATAAGTTCTCTCTTCTTCATTATCAATGACGTTTTCCTTATTTTGTGATTCTAAATAAGCATTAATTATACCCTTAATAGTTGCGTCATAGTCCTTCGTTCTTTCCACCTCTCTTAGCTTAATTGCCATTGCTTTTTTGAAAGAAAAATTTTTTACTTGAAAATAATTCGAAAAGAACTTCCGAGCTTCATTATTGAACGAAAAACCATTCTCAAGTAGTTTAGTATCTTCTTTCATGTCTTCAGCCTTTATTTTTTGTTTGGATCTTTCTCTTCTTCTCCTTGGCTTAAGAGACTCTGCCGGCTCTCCTTCAAGAAGACTTACAATATACTTCGTTAACTCTGCTTTCGTTCCATACGTTGGCAAACAATTTTTTCTGCAAATATCTACCAATTCTTCTTTATACCAGTAATAATCAAGAAAAGTTTTGCTGCTCATTTTAGCCGTAAATTCTGGTCTAACTGTCATCCCTACTCACTCCACGTTTATTTAATAGCTAAGCGTAAATTGTACTAGGTCTTCCTGGTCGACAAATAAATGCAAGTAACGGAGTAAAGCTCACCATTCTTTTATTCGAAAACGGAATCATGAAGAATAGTTTAGAAAAAGCTTATCCAAGAATCCAATTATGGAGAAAGAATTTGAAAAGTTTTGTCTGAAATGCAAGAGCATAATTTTCAATTTATCAGATCAAGAGTCGATCAACCTCTTATCCTTTGTCTTTGCTCAGTAACCTTGCATTATCTATCAAAGATAGCGTTCATTTCAATTATTTTATCATTTCTGCTATACTTTGTATAACGCTTACAAAAAGGGAGTGTGGTCAACTTGTTTATTCAGTCAGTCATAGATGCATTGGTTCAACTAGTCATTTTCGCTGTTATCCCTTTCTTGTACTGGGCATTAAAATTCAAAAACCAAGAAAATTTTTTCCAATGGATCGGGTTAAAAAAACCAGTATTCCACAATAAGTCTAAGTCCATTATTTTTTCAGCGCTGACTTTTGCAATACTACTTCTTCCTGGAATGCTCTTACTCTTTGTTATTGATGACAAAACAATGATTGCCAATGCTCAGTTTGCTACTAAGGGATGGCAAAGTATTGGGGGTATTTTGATTTATAGTATAATCCAGACAGGCTTATCTGAAGAATTATTATTTCGTGGCTTCTTCTTGAAAATCTTTTCCAATCTGTGGGGGCTAGGCATAGGTAGCTTTGTTCAAGCTTTGCTATTTGGACTATTACATGGCGTGATTTTGTTTGCCTCACTAAATTTCTTTTTGGTCATTACCATCATTGTATTTTCTACTTTAGCTGGTTGGCTTATGAGTTATGTAAATAATACCCTTGGAAACGGCTCGATCTTGCCAAGCTGGTTTATTCATAGTTCCATGAACATTATTTCTTCCTTGCTTCTGGCTTTTAACTTCCTATGATAAAAGTCCAACTTTTATTTTACATTATTCATTACAATAAAGTTATGTTCTCCCCCGTTCGTTTTTTGCAGTTTTTCAGTTACGTAGTTAAAACCAACTTGTTCGTAAACTTTTAATGCCCGTTGGTTAAAGTCAGCAACAGAGAGCCAGACCACTTGGCCGGAATAATTTCCCTTTAAATATTCAATGATTACTTTGACAAACCTTTCTCCCAGTCCTTTTCCAGTCAATTCCGGTTTCATGCCAAGACCTAATTCAATTTCATTTGTCGTGGGTTCTTTTGGGAATACACAGAAAAAACCAATAAGTTCTTGGTCTTTTGTTATTGAAAAAAATTTATCTCCACGTGCTAATGGGTCAATCATTTCATCATAATCTTCTTTATCAGCAGTCATATCATAAAAATCGTAAGGCGCTGGATATTTCCAATAGTCCGCAATTTCGTCCGCTTCTTTTTGACTCCTCTTTTTTATTTGTAGGTTATCAAACATTAAGTTTTCCCCTTTAATTTTTTCAAAATTGTACAAGCTCTCACTCGACTCATATTATTATATGAATTAACTTCTGTTTTATTTATATCATAATAATTAGCTTTCCTCTACTTACTGCGGGAAAATGTTCCGGTTTGTTCGTTTATCCTAAAAGCTAATATATAATCGTCGCCTTTCAACGATACTATTAAAATAACGTCTTTACTAAAAGTTCTCTCTGAAAGAAGGTAAACATAATGAATACAAATGCAATTGCCATCGAATTACCGCTACGTGGGGAATGGTTCACAGAAGTTAGTCCAGGTGATCGTCTACCAAGTCATGGAACAAATCGTTTTGGACTACGGTACGCCTTTGATTTTATTCAAGTAGA contains:
- a CDS encoding ATP-binding cassette domain-containing protein, coding for MKYILQTYDLGKSFNEEVILNNINMYIKKGEIYGLLGPNGAGKSTLMKLLMNLLKPTEGVIEIFNITLSNGTFEIFKRISAIIEYPIFYENLTAKKNLELHCEYMGYHNKEDIEIALDLVKLKNIDNKIVKNFSLGMKQRLGIARAIITKPELLILDEPVNGLDPIGIIEIRNLIEMLNKEYGMTILISSHILAEIERVADTIGVMSNGNLVEEVSMDTIRESSAEYIEIETNNLKKAVYHIDSELKISNFKIVGENKIRIYQTEIPQDTIYKELLSNDVSIKSINTMNNTLEEYFLKAIGGEK
- a CDS encoding ABC transporter permease; this encodes MLKLIRLEMKKTNFTFYIQRALVASIVITGFLFVMLYFDRDLIPTGSEEFLFITDSITRMVFIIFSGVLISKLIIEEYNNKTITLMFTYPIERKKILIAKLLIIISFTFLSIVITKILALATLSILTNYLHFINENITLSMIFEHFKNTILYDFSASGVSLVALSFGMKQMSVRTTIVASVIIAILLGISNESISVGSFIVVPITLTTIGLVITYLSISSIDQKDVF
- a CDS encoding NAD(P)-dependent oxidoreductase, which translates into the protein MLEKNFVPSFSAYNALKGAEIVAEAAKEGSLQLDIAQAGLKRFERVVNEGHGDKDMAASYLVTEGKNLF
- a CDS encoding nucleotidyl transferase AbiEii/AbiGii toxin family protein, which produces MKNLIDKKARETDLPKQQLYGLYALEQLLVKLNDSSYKDKLILKGGYLLATVYGLNNRVTRDLNTAVRNIYLTEAMLINIADFVSTTDKNGEVHFELRGIRKTREEFDYNGYELKLLFKNGRTKFPFYLQTSRC
- a CDS encoding type IV toxin-antitoxin system AbiEi family antitoxin domain-containing protein, with protein sequence MLTKRVKNIFIEHNGILTLDQAVENGLTKESIRKAHLRGDLIKLEGGIYLLDNSYSDELYTTQLRFSKGVYSHETAVMLHSLSTYSPFVYHLTFPRGYHLTNPEKNYIYSHHMSADKFNIGIVKMDSWHGNSIFVTDLERTVIDMMNNGKAFPGIVDEMINNYFWTEDKNIDKLKKYANAFGVQKEVEAKVINLVK
- a CDS encoding SAP domain-containing protein; translated protein: MTVRPEFTAKMSSKTFLDYYWYKEELVDICRKNCLPTYGTKAELTKYIVSLLEGEPAESLKPRRRRERSKQKIKAEDMKEDTKLLENGFSFNNEARKFFSNYFQVKNFSFKKAMAIKLREVERTKDYDATIKGIINAYLESQNKENVIDNEEERTYQWNNFVRDFCDDPSSNEYTNKMKVASII
- a CDS encoding CPBP family intramembrane glutamic endopeptidase, which codes for MFIQSVIDALVQLVIFAVIPFLYWALKFKNQENFFQWIGLKKPVFHNKSKSIIFSALTFAILLLPGMLLLFVIDDKTMIANAQFATKGWQSIGGILIYSIIQTGLSEELLFRGFFLKIFSNLWGLGIGSFVQALLFGLLHGVILFASLNFFLVITIIVFSTLAGWLMSYVNNTLGNGSILPSWFIHSSMNIISSLLLAFNFL
- a CDS encoding GNAT family N-acetyltransferase → MFDNLQIKKRSQKEADEIADYWKYPAPYDFYDMTADKEDYDEMIDPLARGDKFFSITKDQELIGFFCVFPKEPTTNEIELGLGMKPELTGKGLGERFVKVIIEYLKGNYSGQVVWLSVADFNQRALKVYEQVGFNYVTEKLQKTNGGEHNFIVMNNVK